Proteins encoded together in one Marinobacter salsuginis window:
- a CDS encoding CDGSH iron-sulfur domain-containing protein translates to MSDEKPLIASKTPYSVMVEAGKNYLWCACGRSNSQPFCDGSHKGTGITPVKYEAEKKEWVWFCGCKQTGNAPLCDGTHKTLD, encoded by the coding sequence ATGTCCGATGAGAAACCGTTGATCGCCAGTAAGACGCCTTACTCCGTCATGGTGGAGGCAGGAAAGAACTACCTCTGGTGTGCCTGTGGCCGCAGTAACAGCCAGCCATTCTGTGACGGTTCCCACAAGGGTACCGGTATAACGCCGGTCAAGTATGAGGCGGAAAAGAAAGAGTGGGTCTGGTTCTGCGGATGCAAGCAAACAGGCAATGCCCCCCTGTGCGACGGCACCCACAAGACCCTCGATTAG
- a CDS encoding patatin-like phospholipase family protein, with translation MTAIHTREPALTIRAGRRAMQRLKEKPLSPEDVHVIPGAAGGPKALGISGLDKAIFGDWLPQVPQERSLIGSSIGSWRFAAVASSDDPKEQLGRLAELYTAQRFAKGVSSAEVSRKSVLFLEELLGGREDAILNHPWYRLNVVVVRSLGMLAEDARGRLGLGLMGAISANMVSRRHLGRFMERGIIHDARLKTPVAKLVDFPSHEVAFTRENLLPALLASASIPLVMSGVRNIPGAPEGIYRDGGLLDYHLDLPYQQPGIVLYPHFTDKVVPGWFDKSLPWRRGDATRLQDVLLIAPSKEYLESLPDRKLPDRKDFERYVGDDAGRERAWRAAIAESDRLGDEFMELIETGRLADIVRPL, from the coding sequence ATGACTGCTATTCACACCCGAGAACCGGCCTTGACCATCCGGGCCGGTCGTCGCGCGATGCAACGACTCAAGGAAAAGCCGCTGTCACCGGAAGACGTGCACGTGATTCCGGGCGCTGCCGGTGGTCCCAAGGCTCTGGGAATCAGCGGCCTGGATAAAGCGATATTTGGTGACTGGCTGCCGCAGGTTCCACAGGAGCGATCGCTGATCGGCTCGTCGATTGGCAGCTGGCGGTTTGCCGCCGTGGCCTCGTCCGATGACCCGAAAGAGCAGCTTGGTCGGCTGGCTGAACTCTATACCGCCCAGCGGTTTGCCAAGGGCGTCAGCAGTGCTGAAGTAAGCCGCAAGAGCGTGCTGTTCCTGGAAGAATTACTGGGTGGCCGGGAAGACGCCATTCTGAATCACCCCTGGTACCGGCTGAACGTTGTGGTGGTTCGCAGTCTTGGCATGCTGGCGGAGGATGCGCGAGGCCGCCTGGGGCTGGGCCTCATGGGTGCGATCAGCGCCAACATGGTCAGTCGCCGGCATCTGGGGCGTTTCATGGAGCGGGGCATCATCCACGACGCCCGTCTGAAAACGCCCGTGGCGAAGCTGGTGGATTTCCCCAGCCACGAGGTCGCCTTTACCCGGGAGAACCTGCTGCCGGCCCTCCTGGCTTCTGCGTCTATCCCCCTGGTGATGTCCGGTGTCCGCAACATACCCGGTGCTCCAGAAGGCATCTATCGTGACGGTGGGCTTCTGGATTATCACCTGGATCTGCCCTACCAGCAGCCGGGCATCGTGCTATACCCACACTTCACCGACAAGGTGGTGCCCGGCTGGTTCGATAAGTCCTTGCCCTGGCGGCGGGGTGACGCCACCCGGTTGCAGGATGTACTGTTGATTGCACCGTCAAAGGAGTATCTGGAATCCCTGCCTGACCGCAAACTACCGGACCGTAAGGATTTTGAGCGCTATGTGGGTGATGATGCTGGCCGAGAACGGGCCTGGCGGGCGGCGATCGCGGAAAGTGACCGTCTGGGCGACGAGTTTATGGAGCTTATCGAGACCGGGCGCCTTGCGGATATCGTCAGGCCGCTCTGA